Proteins encoded in a region of the Elaeis guineensis isolate ETL-2024a chromosome 7, EG11, whole genome shotgun sequence genome:
- the LOC140859421 gene encoding uncharacterized protein — translation MWNGKPNIAFAGNYFVIKILMPPLGIPFPSQFLPPRNRPAHPLLSKHVRSAAVISSASMVPAFLSIHLFNLFATSNRSTAVFLSILPSSALFLPPKFLRCSFQPAFDKEHHSQPASDNETQPAFRAKQGWVVTTRSYHLKIM, via the exons ATGTGGAATGGCAAGCCGAATATTGCATTTGCAGGAAATTACTTTGTCATAAAAATACTAATGCCGCCCCTTGGCATTCCCTTCCCTTCTCAATTTCTTCCTCCTCGAAATCGCCCTGCACATCCACTTCTTTCCAAGCATGTCAg ATCTGCTGCAGTCATCTCTTCGGCATCGATGGTTCCCGCCTTCCTCTCCAtccatctcttcaatctcttcgCAACATCGAATCGATCCACTGCGGTCTTCTTGTCGATCCTGCCTTCCTCTGCACTCTTTCTTCCCCCAAAATTTCTAAG GTGTTCTTTTCAACCAGCATTTGACAAGGAGCATCATTCTCAACCAGCATCCGACAATGAAACCCAACCAGCATTCAGAGCTAAACAG GGATGGGTTGTGACAACAAGGTCCTATCACTTGAAGATTATGTAA